A portion of the Corynebacterium heidelbergense genome contains these proteins:
- a CDS encoding shikimate kinase encodes MSPRVVLIGPPGSGKTTIGTRLAHALDTHVVDSDDLIAQRFDKPCGTVLSDLGEAEFRRVEEEAVEQALATEGVVSLGGGAVLSPATQRRLMDHVVVYLRVSVEEGVRRTAGDNSRPLLNVPDPEATYRRLLDERAELYESAANYRVHSDGKDPQRVVTDILHFIDDVESERRQVMM; translated from the coding sequence ATGAGCCCCCGCGTGGTTCTTATCGGTCCGCCCGGCAGCGGCAAGACAACCATCGGGACCCGTCTGGCGCACGCCTTGGATACCCACGTGGTGGACAGCGACGATCTCATCGCCCAGCGATTCGACAAGCCCTGCGGGACGGTGCTTTCGGATCTGGGGGAAGCGGAGTTTCGCCGGGTGGAGGAAGAGGCCGTGGAGCAGGCCCTCGCCACTGAAGGGGTGGTGTCCCTCGGGGGCGGAGCCGTCCTCAGCCCAGCGACGCAACGGCGCCTCATGGACCACGTTGTGGTGTATCTGCGCGTCTCCGTGGAGGAGGGCGTGCGGCGCACCGCGGGGGACAATTCCCGCCCGCTGCTCAACGTCCCGGATCCGGAGGCGACGTACCGGCGGCTCCTCGACGAACGCGCCGAGCTGTATGAATCGGCGGCGAACTACCGGGTGCACTCCGATGGAAAGGACCCGCAGCGGGTTGTCACGGACATTCTTCACTTCATCGACGATGTGGAATCCGAGCGCAGGCAGGTGATGATGTGA
- the aroC gene encoding chorismate synthase, which yields MLRWSTAGESHGQALIALVENLPAGLSVTREEVSRQLARRRLGYGRGARMKFEADEVTFLSGVRHGKTLGSPVAVMIGNTEWPKWTTIMSADPLDQGDPQVEKEMNSGRGARLTRPRPGHADFSGMLKYGHTEARPILERASARETAARVAAATFARALLREVLGVEVFSHVVSIGQSEPYAGPTPSYEDLAQIDASPVRACDPAAEESMIAEITAAKKSGDTLGGVVEVVVKGLPIGLGSHTSGEERLDAQLAAACMSIQAIKGVEIGDGFAEARRRGSEAHDEMERSGSGVRRLSNRAGGIEGGMSNGEDLVVRAAMKPISTVPRALRTVDMDTGESATGIHQRSDVVAVPAAGVVAEAMVALVLARAVLQKFGGDSVGETTRNAAAYIAAIAQRIDFSNAEVEEQQG from the coding sequence ATGCTGCGTTGGAGTACTGCTGGCGAATCCCACGGCCAGGCACTGATCGCCTTGGTGGAGAACCTCCCCGCGGGGTTGAGCGTCACCCGCGAGGAGGTGTCCCGTCAGCTTGCCCGACGGCGCCTGGGATACGGGCGGGGGGCCCGGATGAAGTTCGAGGCGGATGAGGTGACTTTCCTCTCCGGGGTACGCCACGGCAAGACCCTCGGTTCTCCGGTGGCGGTGATGATCGGTAACACGGAGTGGCCGAAGTGGACCACCATCATGTCCGCCGATCCCTTGGATCAGGGGGATCCCCAGGTGGAGAAGGAGATGAACTCCGGCCGGGGGGCCCGGTTGACGCGGCCGCGCCCGGGGCACGCGGACTTCTCCGGCATGTTGAAGTACGGGCACACGGAGGCCCGGCCCATTCTGGAACGCGCCTCGGCCCGGGAGACGGCGGCCCGGGTGGCCGCAGCTACGTTCGCCCGCGCCCTGTTGCGGGAGGTCCTGGGCGTGGAAGTGTTCAGTCACGTCGTCTCCATCGGACAGTCCGAGCCCTACGCCGGGCCCACCCCCAGCTACGAGGATCTGGCCCAGATCGACGCCTCCCCGGTGCGCGCCTGCGACCCAGCCGCAGAGGAATCGATGATCGCGGAGATCACGGCGGCGAAGAAGTCCGGGGATACGCTCGGCGGGGTGGTGGAAGTGGTGGTTAAGGGGCTGCCCATCGGGTTGGGCTCCCACACCAGCGGCGAGGAGCGGCTAGACGCCCAGTTGGCGGCCGCGTGCATGAGTATCCAGGCGATCAAGGGCGTGGAGATCGGTGACGGGTTTGCCGAGGCTCGGCGGCGCGGCTCCGAGGCCCACGACGAGATGGAGCGCAGCGGCTCTGGGGTGCGTCGGTTGAGCAACCGGGCCGGCGGCATCGAGGGGGGTATGAGCAATGGGGAGGACCTGGTGGTGCGCGCGGCGATGAAGCCCATCTCCACCGTTCCCCGGGCCCTGCGCACCGTGGACATGGATACGGGAGAATCGGCGACCGGCATCCACCAGCGCTCGGACGTCGTGGCTGTCCCGGCTGCGGGAGTTGTGGCGGAGGCCATGGTTGCCCTGGTGTTGGCCCGCGCCGTACTGCAGAAGTTCGGCGGGGATAGCGTCGGGGAAACGACCCGCAACGCTGCAGCCTACATCGCCGCAATTGCCCAGCGCATTGACTTTTCGAATGCCGAGGTTGAGGAGCAGCAAGGATGA
- a CDS encoding prepilin peptidase: MLCSAWGACALALWAAAVVVWDARTLRLPNALVLPAVPAVWGAAVVCGHAEAILGGILWWAAIALPALRRGRRLVGAGDAKLALVCGCLANWDHPVGVWIAMGVAGVVGLGWAAVARAGKVPFGPAMVAGTVAALLVCPGL; this comes from the coding sequence GTGCTGTGCTCGGCGTGGGGGGCCTGCGCGCTGGCGCTGTGGGCTGCCGCGGTGGTGGTGTGGGACGCCCGCACCCTGCGCTTGCCCAACGCCCTCGTCCTGCCTGCGGTGCCCGCGGTCTGGGGCGCGGCGGTAGTCTGCGGCCACGCCGAGGCCATCCTGGGCGGGATCCTGTGGTGGGCGGCGATTGCCCTGCCTGCCCTGCGGCGGGGGCGGCGGCTGGTGGGTGCGGGGGACGCCAAGTTGGCGCTGGTGTGCGGGTGCCTGGCCAACTGGGATCACCCCGTGGGGGTGTGGATCGCTATGGGGGTCGCCGGGGTGGTGGGTCTCGGTTGGGCGGCAGTAGCGCGGGCCGGGAAGGTGCCCTTTGGGCCGGCGATGGTGGCCGGTACCGTCGCGGCTCTGCTTGTCTGCCCTGGCCTGTAA
- a CDS encoding shikimate dehydrogenase, producing the protein MGKHTMPEGSQHPAQPELVSAEEFLELSTPRCAVLGRPVEHSQSPLIHRRGYEVAGVDMLYTRVEAGEAREFRQLLGSGDPLIRGFSVTMPGKSIALDLADAATARAQAIGAANTLVHREDGTWLADNTDVDGVTACLAFLQHKGSMTLVGSQAVVVGNGGTARPAVAALAAAGVRGVTVAARSERALNLQALALECGLSFDWVRLDSPDLVRRCCEASVVVSTIPDAAAAQYAASFTRAAGIVDVIYDPYPTALMRAAEERSIPYADGLRMLAGQAEEQFRLFTGVAAPAGLFLQTLREDRPGH; encoded by the coding sequence ATGGGAAAGCACACGATGCCGGAGGGCTCGCAGCACCCGGCGCAACCCGAACTGGTCAGCGCCGAGGAGTTCTTGGAGCTTTCCACGCCCCGCTGCGCGGTGCTGGGGCGCCCCGTGGAGCACAGCCAGTCCCCGTTGATCCACCGTCGGGGTTACGAGGTGGCCGGAGTGGACATGCTCTACACCCGCGTGGAGGCCGGGGAGGCAAGAGAGTTCCGCCAGTTGTTGGGCAGCGGGGATCCCCTCATCCGGGGTTTCTCCGTGACCATGCCCGGCAAATCCATCGCCCTCGACCTCGCCGATGCGGCCACGGCCCGGGCGCAGGCTATCGGCGCCGCGAACACCTTGGTGCACCGAGAGGATGGCACCTGGCTGGCGGACAATACCGACGTGGACGGGGTCACCGCCTGCCTGGCCTTCCTTCAGCACAAGGGCTCGATGACGCTTGTGGGATCCCAGGCGGTTGTCGTGGGTAACGGCGGCACGGCCCGCCCGGCGGTGGCTGCGCTAGCGGCGGCGGGGGTGCGGGGGGTTACCGTGGCGGCCCGCTCCGAACGCGCGCTTAACTTGCAGGCCCTCGCCTTAGAATGCGGCCTGAGTTTCGATTGGGTGCGCCTGGATTCCCCCGATCTGGTGCGGCGGTGCTGCGAGGCCAGCGTGGTCGTATCCACCATTCCAGACGCCGCCGCGGCCCAGTACGCCGCCAGTTTCACAAGAGCGGCGGGGATAGTAGACGTGATCTACGATCCCTATCCCACGGCCCTCATGCGCGCCGCCGAGGAGCGCTCGATTCCGTACGCCGACGGGCTGCGGATGCTCGCGGGTCAGGCTGAAGAGCAGTTCCGGTTGTTCACCGGGGTGGCGGCCCCAGCGGGGTTGTTCCTGCAGACGCTGCGGGAGGATCGCCCCGGCCACTAA
- the mltG gene encoding endolytic transglycosylase MltG: MQPKYRRRRQLAAALAVALITLLVGVTAYVFYVREVRGNRDYEGSGTGDVIMVRVEDGDSVSALAPMLVDEHIVGSRKALINQAEKTNASLMAGYYPLRKEMSAEAALKTLTDEKQRQGVVDVPTGATLDDVRVVGGQTRPGIFTLISQQTCKDPGTCVTPEKLRDAVAQTPAAELGVPQWAQAAVNARGADPRRIEGLISPGIHVFNPQLDAKEIVKDVVTDSAQTYEDTGLEQAAAQVKLKPYEMITAASLVEREAPSGDFDKVARVILNRLDVKQRLEFDSTVNYAIDEQEVATTNQDRERVTPWNTYAKQGLPDTPISSPGLAALKAVENPAPGDWLYFVTVDKNGTTVFNKDFADHQRAVAQSQSNGVLDSAR; this comes from the coding sequence ATGCAGCCGAAGTACCGCAGGCGCCGCCAGCTGGCTGCGGCCCTGGCAGTCGCATTGATCACCCTGCTCGTCGGTGTAACGGCATATGTCTTCTACGTCCGCGAGGTTCGCGGCAACCGCGACTACGAGGGCTCGGGTACGGGGGACGTCATCATGGTTCGCGTGGAGGACGGCGACTCGGTCTCCGCCCTGGCCCCGATGCTGGTCGACGAGCACATCGTCGGCTCCCGCAAGGCCCTGATTAACCAGGCAGAGAAGACCAATGCCTCCCTCATGGCGGGTTACTACCCCCTTCGGAAGGAGATGTCCGCCGAAGCTGCGCTGAAGACGCTGACGGATGAGAAGCAGCGCCAGGGTGTGGTGGACGTCCCCACCGGAGCCACCCTCGATGACGTCCGGGTGGTCGGCGGCCAGACACGGCCGGGTATCTTCACCCTCATCTCCCAGCAGACCTGCAAGGACCCGGGAACGTGCGTGACCCCGGAGAAGTTGCGGGACGCCGTGGCCCAGACGCCCGCTGCGGAACTGGGCGTGCCCCAGTGGGCCCAGGCGGCCGTCAACGCCCGAGGGGCGGATCCCCGTCGCATCGAGGGGCTCATCTCGCCCGGCATCCACGTGTTCAACCCCCAGCTCGATGCCAAAGAGATCGTCAAGGACGTAGTGACGGATTCCGCCCAAACGTACGAGGACACCGGCCTGGAACAGGCCGCAGCGCAGGTGAAACTCAAGCCCTACGAGATGATCACCGCAGCGTCGCTCGTGGAGCGGGAAGCCCCGTCCGGCGACTTCGACAAGGTCGCCCGGGTGATCCTCAACCGGTTGGACGTCAAGCAGCGCCTGGAGTTCGACTCCACGGTGAACTACGCCATCGACGAACAAGAGGTGGCCACCACCAATCAGGATCGCGAGCGGGTCACCCCCTGGAACACTTACGCCAAGCAAGGTCTGCCGGATACGCCTATCTCCTCGCCGGGGCTCGCGGCCCTCAAGGCTGTAGAGAATCCTGCCCCTGGGGATTGGTTGTACTTCGTCACCGTGGACAAGAACGGCACCACGGTGTTCAACAAGGACTTCGCAGATCATCAGCGCGCCGTGGCTCAGTCGCAGAGCAATGGCGTCCTAGATTCCGCCCGCTAA
- the ruvX gene encoding Holliday junction resolvase RuvX, with protein sequence MEGPSRPEAATDPGRGRRLGIDVGTVRIGVALSDPDGILASPLETVPATGPIDRGDIARIVELAEENFVVEIIVGFPAALSGRSTASTEKAVQFARHLAGELPQIPTRLADERLSTVAATTALRLSGVNSKMGRKKIDQAAAVHILQGWLDSRRALGVGK encoded by the coding sequence CTGGAGGGCCCCTCCCGCCCGGAGGCGGCCACCGATCCGGGGCGTGGCCGACGCTTGGGTATCGACGTCGGAACGGTGCGAATCGGCGTTGCCCTCAGCGATCCGGACGGTATTCTCGCCAGTCCCCTGGAAACAGTTCCGGCCACGGGCCCGATCGATCGCGGTGATATAGCGCGCATAGTGGAACTGGCTGAGGAAAACTTTGTCGTAGAAATCATCGTAGGATTTCCCGCAGCGCTTAGTGGGCGTTCCACCGCAAGTACCGAAAAGGCGGTGCAATTTGCGCGCCACCTCGCTGGGGAGCTGCCGCAGATCCCCACCCGGTTGGCCGATGAACGCTTGTCCACGGTGGCTGCGACTACCGCTCTGCGGTTGTCGGGCGTCAATTCCAAGATGGGCCGAAAGAAAATCGATCAGGCCGCTGCGGTGCACATTCTGCAGGGCTGGCTAGATTCCCGTCGGGCTCTCGGGGTGGGGAAGTAA
- the alaS gene encoding alanine--tRNA ligase, whose protein sequence is MQTHEIRRRFIEHFTKAGHTEVPSASLILDDPNLLFVNAGMVPFKPYFLGEQTPPFVTATSIQKCVRTLDIEEVGITTRHNTFFQMAGNFSFGQYFKEGAITHAWNLLTGDVSSGGLGLDKDRLWVTVFTEDDEAAEIWEKKIGVPAERIQRLGMADNYWSMGVPGPCGPCSEIYYDRGPQHGREGGPIVDDTRYIEIWNLVFMQNERGEGLGKDNFEILGPLPKKNIDTGMGVERVACILQDVDNVYETDLLRPVIEAAEKLTGATYGAVDASTGRGAGADVKDVRFRVIADHCRTGLMLILDGVTPGNEGRGYILRRLLRRIIRSARLLGATGETMEVLMDTVRATMTPSYPEIAENWERIRSVAVGEEKAFLKTLESGSQLFESYVASARESGSTAVPGDVAFSLHDTHGFPIDLTMEMAAEAGLEVDEAGFHSLMAEQRARAKADNDAKKLGHADVSIYRPFVDNHPTVFTGYTELEDEGAVLGIIADNALVERAGDGSRVQVILDQTPFYAEAGGQLADRGQLRGTGGVGDVVDVQKVGKKLWVHYVDITGGELAVGERLMATVDRAWRHQARQAHSGTHLIHAALRQVLGPTAVQAGSMNKPGYLRFDFSYGGQLSGDQLREIETVANSAVDADYEVNTIETSLVEAKAMGAMALFGENYGDQVRVVEIGGPFSMELCGGIHVGHSSQIGPISVLGESSVGSGVRRIEAYTGMNSFEHLAAERSVVAGLSTALKAPSADLPERIEALSARLKAAEKHVEQLRRAQLASQVGQFIDGAEDVNSVALVTAELPEGVAAKDVRALVQDAIARFGERPAVVLFAARDGGKVPFVAAANAAAVDLGIKAGEVVGVFGAEVGGRGGGKPAMAQGSGTEPEHIATGLAAVRRHLAAQRPGER, encoded by the coding sequence GTGCAGACGCATGAGATCCGTCGCCGTTTCATCGAGCACTTCACCAAGGCCGGACACACCGAGGTGCCGAGCGCGTCCTTGATTCTGGACGACCCCAACCTGCTGTTCGTCAACGCGGGGATGGTGCCGTTCAAGCCCTACTTCCTGGGGGAGCAGACCCCGCCGTTCGTCACCGCCACCTCCATCCAGAAGTGCGTGCGCACCCTGGATATCGAGGAGGTGGGCATCACCACCCGCCACAACACCTTCTTCCAGATGGCCGGCAACTTCAGCTTCGGCCAGTACTTCAAGGAGGGGGCCATCACCCACGCCTGGAACCTGCTGACGGGGGATGTCAGCTCCGGTGGGTTGGGCCTGGACAAGGACCGGCTGTGGGTCACCGTGTTCACGGAAGACGACGAGGCCGCCGAGATCTGGGAGAAGAAGATCGGGGTGCCCGCCGAGCGGATCCAACGCCTCGGGATGGCCGATAACTACTGGTCCATGGGGGTGCCGGGACCCTGCGGCCCCTGCTCGGAGATCTACTACGACCGGGGCCCCCAGCATGGCCGCGAGGGCGGGCCGATCGTCGACGATACCCGCTACATCGAGATCTGGAACCTCGTGTTCATGCAAAACGAGCGCGGGGAGGGGCTGGGCAAGGACAACTTCGAGATCCTGGGCCCCCTGCCCAAGAAGAACATCGATACCGGCATGGGTGTGGAGCGGGTGGCCTGCATCCTGCAGGACGTGGACAACGTCTACGAGACCGATCTGTTGCGGCCCGTCATCGAGGCGGCGGAGAAGTTGACCGGGGCCACCTATGGGGCTGTGGACGCCAGCACCGGGCGAGGGGCCGGAGCTGACGTGAAGGATGTGCGTTTCCGCGTCATCGCCGACCACTGCCGCACCGGACTCATGCTGATCCTGGACGGGGTGACCCCCGGCAACGAGGGCCGGGGGTACATCCTGCGTCGCCTGCTGCGCCGCATCATCCGGTCGGCCCGCCTGCTGGGCGCCACGGGGGAGACGATGGAGGTGCTCATGGACACGGTGCGGGCCACGATGACGCCTTCCTATCCGGAGATCGCCGAGAACTGGGAGCGCATCCGCTCCGTGGCCGTGGGCGAGGAAAAGGCTTTCCTCAAGACCCTCGAATCCGGTTCGCAACTGTTCGAGTCCTACGTGGCCAGCGCCCGGGAATCCGGCAGCACCGCCGTGCCGGGGGACGTGGCCTTCAGCCTGCACGACACGCACGGGTTCCCCATTGACCTGACCATGGAAATGGCTGCGGAGGCCGGCCTTGAGGTGGACGAGGCTGGCTTCCACTCCCTCATGGCGGAGCAGCGGGCCCGGGCCAAGGCAGATAACGACGCGAAGAAGCTGGGCCACGCGGACGTATCCATTTACCGCCCCTTCGTGGACAACCATCCCACGGTCTTTACCGGGTACACGGAGCTGGAGGACGAGGGTGCCGTACTCGGCATCATCGCCGACAACGCCCTGGTGGAGCGGGCTGGTGATGGCAGCCGGGTGCAGGTCATCCTGGACCAAACCCCCTTCTACGCCGAGGCCGGTGGCCAGCTCGCGGACCGGGGGCAACTGCGCGGAACCGGCGGCGTGGGGGACGTGGTGGACGTGCAAAAGGTAGGCAAGAAGCTGTGGGTGCACTACGTGGACATCACCGGCGGGGAGCTCGCCGTGGGGGAGCGGCTCATGGCCACCGTGGACCGGGCGTGGCGGCACCAGGCCCGGCAGGCGCACTCCGGCACCCACCTCATCCACGCCGCACTGCGCCAAGTGCTGGGCCCCACCGCGGTGCAGGCGGGCAGCATGAACAAGCCGGGTTACCTGCGCTTCGACTTCAGCTACGGCGGGCAGCTCAGCGGCGATCAGCTCCGCGAGATCGAGACCGTGGCCAACTCCGCAGTGGACGCGGACTACGAGGTGAACACCATCGAGACCAGCCTGGTGGAGGCCAAGGCCATGGGGGCGATGGCGTTGTTCGGGGAGAACTACGGGGATCAGGTGCGGGTCGTGGAGATCGGCGGGCCCTTCTCCATGGAGCTGTGCGGCGGGATTCACGTCGGGCACTCCTCCCAAATCGGGCCGATCTCCGTGCTCGGGGAATCCTCCGTGGGCTCCGGGGTGCGCCGGATCGAGGCCTACACGGGGATGAACTCCTTCGAGCATCTTGCCGCCGAGCGCAGCGTGGTGGCAGGGCTATCCACCGCCCTGAAGGCACCCTCCGCGGACCTCCCGGAGCGCATCGAAGCGCTCAGCGCCCGCTTGAAGGCGGCCGAGAAGCACGTGGAGCAACTCCGCCGGGCCCAGCTAGCCAGCCAGGTGGGGCAGTTCATCGACGGGGCCGAGGACGTTAATTCGGTAGCGCTCGTTACCGCGGAGCTGCCGGAGGGCGTTGCCGCCAAGGACGTCCGGGCGCTCGTGCAGGATGCCATCGCCCGCTTCGGCGAACGCCCGGCGGTCGTACTCTTCGCCGCCCGGGATGGGGGCAAGGTGCCCTTCGTCGCAGCGGCGAACGCCGCGGCCGTGGACCTGGGCATCAAGGCCGGGGAAGTAGTTGGCGTCTTCGGCGCAGAGGTCGGCGGCCGCGGGGGTGGAAAGCCCGCGATGGCCCAAGGGTCCGGGACCGAGCCGGAGCACATCGCAACCGGCCTGGCCGCAGTGCGTCGGCACCTTGCCGCCCAGCGGCCGGGGGAGCGGTGA
- a CDS encoding replication-associated recombination protein A encodes MSAEEDLFHSAAGNPESCRRTHTPLAVRMRPRTLEEVRGQDHILGPGTPLRALIEGRGESSVILYGPPGTGKTTIANLISSAEGRRFVSLSALDSGVKEVRAVIQSARHYATQGQATVLFIDEVHRFSKTQQDALLAAVENRTVLLVAATTENPSFSVVSPLLSRSLVVQLRACQPSDIADVLCRATTDPRGYGGSVELEPAALDHLVALAAGDVRRALTYLEAAVDTARQAQGVPKKMTVTVEDIQRSTNQAIVRYDRDGDQHYDVTSAFIKSIRGSDPDAALHYLARMLEAGEDPRFIARRLIIHASEDIAMADPQSLSVAVAASQAVNLVGLPEGRLALAQATVHLATAPKSNAVYRGISSAIADVRQGKGAVVPAHLRDGHYAGAQDMGNAVGYRYPHDYPNAVVPQQYLPEDLDKARYYEPSNHGHERVIGPRLDTLRKMMGR; translated from the coding sequence ATGAGCGCTGAAGAAGACCTGTTCCACTCCGCCGCTGGAAACCCCGAAAGCTGCCGTCGTACCCACACGCCGCTGGCTGTGCGGATGCGTCCGCGGACCCTGGAGGAGGTGCGCGGCCAAGATCACATCCTGGGCCCCGGCACCCCACTGCGCGCCCTCATCGAGGGCCGTGGGGAGAGCTCCGTCATCCTCTACGGGCCACCCGGCACGGGGAAAACGACGATCGCCAACCTCATCTCCAGTGCCGAGGGGCGCCGTTTCGTCTCCCTCAGCGCCCTGGACTCGGGGGTGAAGGAGGTTCGGGCCGTCATCCAGTCCGCCCGGCACTACGCCACGCAGGGCCAGGCCACCGTGCTCTTCATCGACGAGGTCCACCGGTTTTCCAAGACCCAGCAGGATGCCCTGCTCGCGGCAGTGGAAAACCGCACCGTCCTGCTGGTCGCCGCGACGACGGAAAACCCCTCCTTCTCCGTAGTCTCCCCGCTGCTGTCCCGCTCGCTGGTCGTCCAGCTCCGCGCCTGCCAGCCGTCGGACATTGCTGACGTGTTGTGCCGAGCCACCACAGACCCCCGCGGTTACGGGGGCTCCGTGGAGCTGGAACCGGCCGCCCTCGATCACCTCGTCGCCCTGGCCGCCGGCGACGTCCGGCGCGCGCTGACGTATCTGGAAGCGGCGGTGGATACCGCGCGCCAGGCTCAGGGCGTCCCCAAGAAAATGACCGTCACCGTGGAGGACATCCAGCGCTCCACCAATCAGGCCATCGTCCGCTACGACCGGGACGGGGACCAGCATTACGACGTGACCAGCGCCTTCATCAAGTCCATTCGCGGCTCCGATCCGGACGCGGCCCTGCATTACCTCGCCCGCATGCTGGAGGCGGGGGAGGATCCCCGGTTCATCGCCCGGCGCCTCATCATCCACGCCAGCGAGGACATCGCCATGGCGGACCCGCAGAGCCTCAGCGTTGCGGTCGCCGCCTCCCAGGCCGTCAACCTCGTCGGCTTGCCGGAGGGCCGGCTCGCGCTCGCCCAGGCCACCGTGCACCTGGCCACCGCGCCGAAGTCGAATGCGGTCTACCGCGGCATTAGCAGCGCTATCGCGGACGTGCGCCAGGGCAAGGGCGCGGTGGTCCCCGCCCACCTTCGCGATGGGCACTACGCCGGGGCACAGGACATGGGCAATGCCGTGGGCTATCGCTATCCCCACGATTACCCCAACGCCGTGGTCCCGCAGCAGTACCTGCCGGAGGACCTGGACAAAGCCCGCTACTACGAGCCCAGCAACCACGGCCACGAACGGGTCATCGGCCCCCGCTTAGACACCCTGCGCAAAATGATGGGCCGCTAG
- a CDS encoding phosphotransferase: protein MEQTVAAAAQLLAVRFGGTPELTHPEELGGNGSSQVVRVRNSPSPFLQDRSIVIKQLPPKDGSPRAAVGAKIGQVSPGASTAAGATKGPAEAKLSDDDAAMIREVVAYQFTNTLGESGRPGPQLLAYDLDQRLLILSDAGDGENFTDILNLRPEKERRLALRKLGRALGHMHAATAGREAAYDTLLRRQCAKHGVDVSEITDRDVEVSELIRTGIELLRSTGMRINPTVVEFARAAAGRSLQSQTSAFTPFDLTPDNLMMTNRVVLLDFEWAGFRDIAFDAACVIAGFPQDTTTDALTDAETDEFLAAWRAEVAGVWPQFKDTPTLLEAIMASLIGWAFFSLTLLYYGRANLQTSGHFSITGEQLQNLTQVHLQDLATTVEAISRFAQRHEDPRFPDVAEFTHKLLDQLADMGAHPQHRAL from the coding sequence ATGGAACAGACCGTCGCTGCGGCAGCCCAGCTGCTCGCGGTGCGGTTCGGCGGCACCCCGGAACTCACTCACCCCGAAGAATTGGGCGGCAATGGGTCCAGCCAAGTGGTGCGGGTACGCAATTCACCGTCCCCTTTCCTCCAAGATCGGTCGATCGTCATCAAACAGTTGCCGCCAAAGGATGGGTCCCCCAGGGCGGCAGTGGGGGCCAAGATCGGGCAGGTCAGCCCCGGGGCCTCCACCGCAGCAGGAGCCACCAAAGGCCCCGCCGAGGCCAAACTGTCCGATGACGATGCCGCGATGATCCGAGAGGTCGTCGCCTATCAATTCACCAATACCCTCGGGGAAAGCGGGCGCCCCGGGCCCCAGCTTTTGGCCTATGACCTGGACCAGCGCCTGCTCATTCTCTCGGATGCCGGGGATGGGGAAAACTTCACGGACATCCTCAACCTCCGCCCGGAAAAGGAACGCCGCCTGGCCCTGCGCAAGTTGGGGCGGGCACTGGGGCACATGCACGCCGCCACCGCGGGCCGGGAGGCGGCCTACGATACGCTGCTGCGCCGACAATGCGCCAAGCACGGGGTGGACGTCTCGGAAATCACCGACCGGGACGTAGAAGTGTCCGAGCTCATCCGAACCGGCATCGAGCTTCTGCGGTCGACGGGAATGCGTATCAACCCCACGGTGGTGGAGTTCGCCCGGGCGGCTGCCGGTCGTTCCCTGCAATCGCAGACCAGTGCGTTTACCCCCTTCGACCTGACCCCGGACAACCTCATGATGACCAACCGGGTGGTGCTGCTGGACTTCGAATGGGCCGGTTTCCGGGATATCGCCTTCGACGCGGCCTGTGTCATCGCCGGCTTCCCGCAGGACACAACGACAGACGCGCTGACCGATGCCGAGACCGACGAGTTCCTCGCCGCCTGGCGCGCGGAGGTCGCGGGCGTGTGGCCGCAGTTCAAGGACACCCCCACCCTGCTGGAAGCGATCATGGCCTCCCTCATCGGCTGGGCCTTTTTCTCCCTGACCCTGTTGTACTACGGGCGGGCCAACCTGCAGACCTCCGGGCACTTCTCCATCACCGGGGAGCAACTACAAAACCTCACCCAGGTGCACTTGCAGGATCTGGCTACCACCGTGGAGGCCATCTCCCGGTTTGCCCAGCGCCACGAGGACCCCCGCTTCCCGGACGTGGCGGAGTTCACGCACAAGCTGCTAGACCAGCTTGCGGACATGGGAGCCCATCCCCAGCACCGGGCCCTATAG